Genomic window (Paenibacillus sp. 37):
ATTCTTCGGGGACCGTCAGCCGGAACTGAAGAAGGGGTTCCAGCAACGTGGTACCTGTTCTCGACAATCCATCCATGATTCCCATAGGCGTGGCTACAACAAAATCCAGCGGATGTGTATGCCAGACATGATGTTCCCCTTCTACCAGCGTGATGCGCAGATCGGTTACTTCCCAACCGAGCATACCTTGAGACAAGGCTTCCGGAATACGTCGTTCAACTTCATTTTGATAACGTAATAGCAGATCGTCTGTCCTTACGGTCGAGGCATAGATCAGACCGCTTCCGCGAGGCAAAGGTTCAATCTTGAAGCGGAGGATGGCCCAGCAGGGCTTAGGCATCGTATAGGCGATGTAACCTTCTCCGGCTGTACGGGGTGTCTCCTTATAGATGACGGATGGCGGATCAAACACGACATCCAATCCGAAACGACTCAGCAACAGGCTGGATAAAATCTCAAGCTGAATGGTTCCCATGACCTTGAGATGCAGTTCTCGTTCCTCCGGCAACCATTGCAGGTCGAGTAAGGGATCTTCATCCGTCAACTCTTGCAATGCTGCAACAAGATCGGGGTACTGTGCCGGGTCCTTGCCATGTACTTGTACGGTCAGCAAAGGTACAGCCATCTGTGGCAGAGGAGGTACACCCTCAGGATTGCCGATAATGTCACCCACATGTGTGTCACTCAGTCCGTACAGCACAGCAATCTGTCCCGCGTGAACGGCACCGGTATCCGCCCATTTCCGTCCATCCATGCGGCGAATCTGTGTCACTTTCTCTTCAAGCTCCCGCGTCGAATTATGGATGGTATCCCGATTGTGTAAGCTGCCACCATACATACGGACGTAAGCCGTACGTCCCATCGTGCGATCACGTTCAATTTTGAACACAACACCGGATACGGGAGAGTCCACTGGTTGTGCAGGTGCAGGCAGGAAGGCAAGGACCGTGTCCAGCAATGCCGTGACGCCAATTCCTTTGCCGGAAGCCCCATAACACACAGGGAACATCTCACCCTGATGCACATACCGCAGGAATGCTTCATTCAGATCCCTTTGCGATAACGGAGTCTCCTGGATGTAGGCTTCCATGACCTCTTCGTCCAGCTCGGCAAGTATCTCGACCAGACCTGGAATGGAAGGTGTCCCATCGGACAGAGAATCTTGATTCGGGTTCCATAGGGAGTCGATGCCATGAAATGAATCTTCATGGAGCTGATATGCTTGGATTTCACATGCGAAAGGGGACAGGGTGGAACGAATCTGCTCCATTACCGCTGGGGCAGACGCGCCAATCCGATCCATTTTATTAATATAAATGATGGTTGGGATGCGAAGTGAACGAAGGGCATGCCAGATGGCTTCACTCTGGGACTGAATGCCTTCAACTGCCGACAGAATGAGAATAGCGCCATCCATTACCCGTAGCGTTCGTTCTACTTCGGAGCTAAAATCAATGTGACCAGGCGTATCAATGAGGTCAATGATGGTGTTCTTCCAGATCAGAGAGGTCATGGCTGCCTGAACGGATATGCCACGTTCTTTCTCAATGTCCAGGGAGTCTGTGGCTGTTGTTCCATCATCTACACGTCCCGGACTGCGGACGACACCACTCTCAAATAACATATGCTCGGTGGTTGTTGTTTTCCCCGCATCCACATGGGCGAAGATGCCAATATTCCTGCGATTCAATTCGTTTAACATGGAATGCTAAGCTCCTCTGACAACGGAATGCAATGTTTCCGACAAGTAATAATCCAGATTATCATACCACATCTTCCATATGGAAGAATATGTGGATATATATGATTAGATCCAGGAACCTACGTCCAGTCTGGTTCTATTTTAACGAGAACTGTTCATGGTTCTGCGGTATGCTGCGGGCGTTGTACCGGTTAATTTTTTGAATTGACGGTAAAAATGGGGCAGACTGTCGAACCCGCAAGCATCGGCAACGGCTGCCATCGTCTCATCACCTTGGACCAGATGCTCTTTCGCCATAATAACCCTTCGTGCTAATGCATAATCCGTTAGAGTCATACCCGTGTATCGTTTGAATGCACGACTGAAATGGGCAGGGGATACAGAGGCGTACTGCGCCAGTTCAGGGAGGGACAGGCTACTCCGAAGGTTATCGTCAATATGAGAGATCGTAGAAGAGAGCCATGAGGGACCCGGAGCGGATTTACCAGGATTCGCAGGTCCCGCTGCTTCCAGACGTTCCAGAAAAATGAGTAACAGTTGCAGCCTTAACAGGGCCGCATGTGCGCTTAGATGATGACCGAGCTGGAATTCGGTCTGAATATCATCAATGAGGGCGGCCACCTCTGATTGCTCCTCTGTGTTCAAATGTCTCTTATACACACGTTGTTTACGACAACGTTCAAACAGGCTTAGCAAGGAAGAAGCAGCGCCTCCGGCGGTCGATGCCAGTAAGCCCGGGCTGAAGAACAATGCGGAAGATGTGACAGGATTGCCTGCATCCGGCAGGGCTCGATGAACCGTGCTGCCCGGTATAATGAACAGATCGCCTTCCTGCATATTCTCAAGTCCTGTATCAATAAAGATGCTTCCCTGTCCACGATATACATAGATAATTTCATGCCAGTCGTGAAGGTGATCTGGCAACTCGTTCTGAGGGGATTTGGTGTCGCTGTACACCAGGCGGAACGGAATACCGGATTCTGCTTGAATAGTCGTACGAACAGGTGAACGTTCCATAAAGCTCCTTTCCAGACGATCGTCTTCAACGAGATGTTATACCTGGTCATGAGAGAGTATATTTACCGCAATATAAGCAATTTAATTTCCTTTTATTGATGATACAATGAATTTAAAGCGTTTACAATAAAAGGGTGCAGAGCCTTCGAGCTGCATTCCGACAGTACAAATAATCGATGAGGTGAGTGTCCATGTCGGCAAGCACGAAACGGCCAAGGTTGAAGCTGAATTTACTGGGGAGCGATGGTCAGCGCAAGTGCAAGGAGATTATGGAGCGTCCCGTGAAGGTTTTGCAGATTGGAGAAGGTAATTTCTTGCGGGGATTTGCAGACTGGATGCTTCATGAGAGTGCCAGACAAGGCAAATTCCATGGAAGTGTAGCCGTTACCCAACCACGACCGGGAGGCAAAGCCAAGCTGGAGCAGATTCGTGATCAGGACGGATTATATACGATGATTACGCGTGGTCTGTCTCAAGGAAAGCCGGTTGAGCGGACAGAGTTGATCTCCATTTTCTCACAGTGTATCAATCCGTATGAGGAATGGGATGCCTTTCTGAGCTTGGCGGAACTGCCTTCACTTGAGTTCGTTATTTCCAATACAACCGAATCAGGATTGAAATATATGCAGACAGACTATATCGAGGGTGAACCGGTCCAATCATTTCCGGGGAAATTAACGGTTTTCCTGCATCAGCGATATTTGAAATTTGATGGTGATCCATCCAGAGGTTTGATTCATCTGCCATGCGAGCTGCTTGAAGGCAATGGTGATGTGCTGCGCAGTTGTGTCCTCCGTCATAGTGAGGATTATGGGTATTCGGATGGCTTCCGTTCATGGATCGAGAACCATAATTACTTCTTGAATAATCTGGTAGATCGAATCGTAACAGGTGCGCCGACCCAGGAGGAAGCTGATTCCCTGACAAATCGCTGGGGGTATGAGGACCAGTTGATTAATACGGCAGAGCCATATCATTTCTGGGCCATTCAGGGTGATGAATCATTGGACAAAAAACTTCCTCTCAAGCAGGCAGGTCTTAATGTACATTGGGTGAAAGATCTGAAGCCTTTTCAGGTACGCAAGGTTCGTATTTTGAATGGGGCGCATACCTTAATGTCATCCCTCGGCATTCTGCAAGGCAAGCAGCATGTGAGAGAAACAATGGAAGATCCGTATTTTGGCTCATGGATCAGGGAAGCTGTTCATCAGGAGATCGTGCCTGCTCTGGATATGCCCGATCATCAGCTGGACCAGTATGCAGAAGAAGTGTTCGAACGGTTCCTTAACCCATATATTGATCACAAATTGCAAGATATTGCTTTGAATACGATCGGAAAATTCAAGGTGCGTGTGCTGCCTACACTTTTGTCTTACGAGCAAAATCAGGGAAGTTGGCCAGAACGTTTAATTCATGGATTTGCTGGATTATTGTGTCTCTATCGTCCGGTAAATACGCCAGAAGGTTACAAGGCACAACGACTGAATGGGGAAGATATTCTGCTGCGGGATGACCCGGATGTCCTGGCTGCTTTGGCTGCACACTGGGAAGGTTATGACACGCTTAACAGGAATCAGAAGCAACTGGATGACCGGGTAGCGGCTGTGTTGTCGGATACCTTGATCTGGGGCGAAAATCTGGATGCAAGAGAAGGACTGCGTGCAGCACTTGTTAATGAAATCGGTTTGTTGGAAGGTGAAGGGAAATGAACACAACAAGTACAATCAATGATTGGATTGCCATTCAACCACAGGATGACGTCATTATAGCGCTTCGGGATTATGCCAAAGGAGAACAAATTACACTACCAGAGGGAGTTTCTTTTAATTTGCTGGATGACGTGCCCAAAGGGCATAAGATTGCTGTGCATACGCTGGCACCGGGCGATGATGTGATGAAGTATGGTTTCTCCATCGGGATTGCCCAAGAGCAGATCGAGCAGGGAAGCTGGATTCATAGTCACAATCTGAAGACGGGTCTGCACGGATTGCTTGAATATGAGTACCAACCGGGAGTCCAGATTCAGACAGACATGCCTCCGGAACATCTGCGCTCATTCGATGGATATTTGCGTCCCAATGGTGAAGCAGGTATCCGTAATGAGATCTGGATTGTCAATACGGTCGGGTGTATCAATAAAGTGTGTGAAGCTTTGGCACGTATGGGTCAGTCCCAGTTTGGAAGCCGGATAGATGGTGTATTTCACTTTCCACATCCATTCGGGTGCTCACAGCTTGGTGATGATCTGAAGTATACACAACAGTTGCTGGCCTCCTTGGTGGAGCATCCGAATGCAGGAGGCGTGCTCGTCATCGGTCTGGGCTGTGAGAACAATCAGGTCGATGAATTCCGTGAGTGTATTGCTCCGGAATACCGCGGCAAAGTACGGTTTCTCAAAGCACAGGAAACGGATGACGAGCTTGAGGAAGGGCTTCGACTGATGGAAGAACTTGTGGAGATCGCTGAACATGAACAACGGCAGCCGCTTCCGCTCAGCAAACTCAAAATTGGTTTGAAGTGTGGTGGTTCCGATGGTTTATCTGGCATTACAGCCAATCCACTGGTCGGTGCTGTTGCTGATATGTTGGTTGCTGCCGGGGGTACGGCTATTCTGACGGAAGTTCCGGAGATGTTTGGTGCGGAGACGATCTTAATGAACCGAGCTGCCAATGAGCAGGTATTTCACGATTTGGTGGACCTTGTGAACGGCTTCAAGCAATATTTTGTTAACCATGGCCAGAACATCTATGAGAATCCTTCACCTGGGAATAAGGCTGGTGGCATCACAACACTAGAGGAAAAGTCACTTGGATGTACGCAAAAGGGAGGACGTTCTTCCGTTGTCGACGTTCTGCGCTATGGCAAACGTGTAACTCAAACCGGTCTGAACATTGTAGAAGCACCTGGTAATGATCTGGTGTCTGTAACGGCACTGTCTGCGGCGGGTGCCCATATTGTGCTCTTCACAACAGGGCGGGGGACTCCCTTCGGAGGTCCGGTACCTACCGTCAAGATTGCGACCCAATCCGATCTGGCGAATCGCAAAAAACACTGGATTGATTTCAACGCAGGCCAGCTGTTGGAGGGGCAGACGATGGATGAGGTGAAAGTACAGCTGTTCAGCCAACTGATTGACATTGCTTCCGGACGGTCACACACACTCAGTGAGCAGCATGGATTCCGGGAAATTGCCATATTCAAGGATGGCGTAATTCTCTAAATCCATTGTCGATGGGTGCTGTTAATCGTCTGGGTTACATTATATGGTGAACCACAGCCAATTCCGGTTGAAATTTGCACGACAACCGGAATTGGCTTTATTTAGATTCCACGGATGCCAAGTGCTTTGGTAATACTTGATAATGGGGCGGATGATGCGTGTTGCTGCAGTTGCGTAACCAGCAGTTCACGTGCTTCTACTGCGCTGCCTTCAAATGGCTTAATGTCATGACGTTGCATCCAGTGATCTGCGGTTTCATATGCGGAGCTGTTCCATGCAACTTTGCCTTCTGCGAGCCCCTCTTTTTCTTTGGTTCCACTGATCACAATGGCTGCACAGCCCTGAAGGTCCAGAAGTCCACGGTCAAATGTTTTTTTGTCCTCTTTTGCCCCGAAACCGGCTTGTGATCGCAAGGCACGTCCATCAATGCCTTCCTGTTCTGCAACTAACGCATGGAGTTTGAACGCTTCACGGGAGAGCAGACCCGCTTCATACTGTTCCTTGATGGTTCTGGAGTCAGCAAGCAGTCGGTGTACCCAAGGGAAGTATTCAGATGAGACAAGAAGCGCTTTCTTTTTGATAAATTTTCCATATGCAGCAATGCCCTCCTCAGCCAGGCGTGAACGCCATAACCAGGGATCGAATTCATCATCCTTGTGCCAATTTTCTTTGGGGGTTAGCGATGATAGAGAAGGATACTCGGCAAATAGTGGAGCCAGAGGCAGCAGCCCTATAGACTGGATACGCTGTACTGCTTCTTCGTACGTTATAACGGCTTCATATGTCATGATATCAGTAGGCTCCTTTTTTTGTGTAGTCAAGCTACGACTTGCTTGAAGCAAGGTATCTCCGGCTTACTTCCTCGGCATGCTGACGAATCTCACTGCGAAGTTGGAGGGGTTCGATCACTTCGGCTTCACGTCCCAATCGGTAAAAGAATCGTACGGCCCAGTCCCATTCCCCTGGAGGACAAAGGAATGATAATTCCCAGAGATCCGGGGCAATTTCAATCATCTTTTCACCAATATGCTCGTCCTGTTCGGCTTCAATCATTCCCCGATAACTCAGTTGTGCCTTAACCAGGGTTGGCGGCTGTTCTGGAGGGATCGGCTTGCTCTGCTGTTGATCCACCTGTTCGTTAAGCACCTGTGCATCCTTTGGTTCGATCGCTTTGACATCGATAATTCGGTCAACCCGGAACAGACGCTGTTCACCATGTTCGAGGGAATATGCTTCACAGTACCAGAAGCCGGAGGAAGCATATACCCGTGTGGGACAGATATGCAACCATCGCTGACGCGATACGGAGCGATACAGCACACTGAGCCACCCGTGTTCGGGTATGCATGCCAGCAATGCGTCCAGATGAGGAAGAATGTAATTGCGGTCTGGAATATGATGATGCAGCTGTTTGAGCATGGGATCAATTCGCGACATAATATCATCCGGAATGATGGCCTTAACTTTGTTCATCAGGGTCCAGCGTTTCTCATGAAAGGGTGTGTCGGCGTAGCGACTTAGACCTTCAAGAGCGAATAGGAGCGTCGCTGCTTCTACCGGGTCCAGCTGTAATGGGGGTAATACGTAACCCTCCATCAGTCTGAAACCGCCTCCCGGACCGGAAATGGCAATAATGGGCACATTCATCTCGGAGAGGGACTGAATATCCCGAAGAATCGTGCGACGGGAAACTTCAAATTTCTCACCTAATGAGTGTGCCGTTTCGTGACCATGCTGTAATGCCATTACGATGGCAGCAAGCCGATTTGTTCTGTTCATGTCAGCCACTCCGTTTCGATCTGCGCCGCCGGAAAGTGAAGTCGTAGTTATATTTCTATTGTAACAAAGAATAAGTGACATCATGAGTGTCACCAATATTTGAACTGTTCATTATTTTATAATGGATCAGCATCAGGATTCACAAGCATGTTCCGGCAGGCTTTGTTAAAATGTGTTTCTCGTCCAATTCGCTTTGCATACTGATATTTCCTTCTATCAAAAATACCACAGATCATGCCAAAAACCCGCATCCGGTGTAGACGGATACGGGAAGTAGCAGCTTTTGGCTTACAGAAGACGATAAAGGTCTGAAATCTATACCAATATCCTCGCTGAAGACAATAACAAGTATAAAAGGAATGAATATGTGACACTTTGTATCACGGGTATTTCTATCACATTATATTATTCTGAATGATTTCAATGAAGTGAAATCGCTTATTTCATTTCGAGCAGTTGCACTCCTCGGGCTTCAATCTCAACACTTCCCGAAAGCTCACGATTGGTGAGCAGATCATGTGCTTTAGCTGTTCCCAGATCATAGGATTGC
Coding sequences:
- a CDS encoding elongation factor G gives rise to the protein MLNELNRRNIGIFAHVDAGKTTTTEHMLFESGVVRSPGRVDDGTTATDSLDIEKERGISVQAAMTSLIWKNTIIDLIDTPGHIDFSSEVERTLRVMDGAILILSAVEGIQSQSEAIWHALRSLRIPTIIYINKMDRIGASAPAVMEQIRSTLSPFACEIQAYQLHEDSFHGIDSLWNPNQDSLSDGTPSIPGLVEILAELDEEVMEAYIQETPLSQRDLNEAFLRYVHQGEMFPVCYGASGKGIGVTALLDTVLAFLPAPAQPVDSPVSGVVFKIERDRTMGRTAYVRMYGGSLHNRDTIHNSTRELEEKVTQIRRMDGRKWADTGAVHAGQIAVLYGLSDTHVGDIIGNPEGVPPLPQMAVPLLTVQVHGKDPAQYPDLVAALQELTDEDPLLDLQWLPEERELHLKVMGTIQLEILSSLLLSRFGLDVVFDPPSVIYKETPRTAGEGYIAYTMPKPCWAILRFKIEPLPRGSGLIYASTVRTDDLLLRYQNEVERRIPEALSQGMLGWEVTDLRITLVEGEHHVWHTHPLDFVVATPMGIMDGLSRTGTTLLEPLLQFRLTVPEEYGGKALSDLVHMRATFEAPVIGSGRCIIEGVMPLAASMDYPVKLRSETSGRGVLTTSFAGYQDCPTDVTHARKRRGVNPLDQSKYILSVRNAITS
- a CDS encoding AraC family transcriptional regulator, encoding MERSPVRTTIQAESGIPFRLVYSDTKSPQNELPDHLHDWHEIIYVYRGQGSIFIDTGLENMQEGDLFIIPGSTVHRALPDAGNPVTSSALFFSPGLLASTAGGAASSLLSLFERCRKQRVYKRHLNTEEQSEVAALIDDIQTEFQLGHHLSAHAALLRLQLLLIFLERLEAAGPANPGKSAPGPSWLSSTISHIDDNLRSSLSLPELAQYASVSPAHFSRAFKRYTGMTLTDYALARRVIMAKEHLVQGDETMAAVADACGFDSLPHFYRQFKKLTGTTPAAYRRTMNSSR
- a CDS encoding tagaturonate reductase — encoded protein: MSASTKRPRLKLNLLGSDGQRKCKEIMERPVKVLQIGEGNFLRGFADWMLHESARQGKFHGSVAVTQPRPGGKAKLEQIRDQDGLYTMITRGLSQGKPVERTELISIFSQCINPYEEWDAFLSLAELPSLEFVISNTTESGLKYMQTDYIEGEPVQSFPGKLTVFLHQRYLKFDGDPSRGLIHLPCELLEGNGDVLRSCVLRHSEDYGYSDGFRSWIENHNYFLNNLVDRIVTGAPTQEEADSLTNRWGYEDQLINTAEPYHFWAIQGDESLDKKLPLKQAGLNVHWVKDLKPFQVRKVRILNGAHTLMSSLGILQGKQHVRETMEDPYFGSWIREAVHQEIVPALDMPDHQLDQYAEEVFERFLNPYIDHKLQDIALNTIGKFKVRVLPTLLSYEQNQGSWPERLIHGFAGLLCLYRPVNTPEGYKAQRLNGEDILLRDDPDVLAALAAHWEGYDTLNRNQKQLDDRVAAVLSDTLIWGENLDAREGLRAALVNEIGLLEGEGK
- a CDS encoding UxaA family hydrolase, which translates into the protein MNTTSTINDWIAIQPQDDVIIALRDYAKGEQITLPEGVSFNLLDDVPKGHKIAVHTLAPGDDVMKYGFSIGIAQEQIEQGSWIHSHNLKTGLHGLLEYEYQPGVQIQTDMPPEHLRSFDGYLRPNGEAGIRNEIWIVNTVGCINKVCEALARMGQSQFGSRIDGVFHFPHPFGCSQLGDDLKYTQQLLASLVEHPNAGGVLVIGLGCENNQVDEFRECIAPEYRGKVRFLKAQETDDELEEGLRLMEELVEIAEHEQRQPLPLSKLKIGLKCGGSDGLSGITANPLVGAVADMLVAAGGTAILTEVPEMFGAETILMNRAANEQVFHDLVDLVNGFKQYFVNHGQNIYENPSPGNKAGGITTLEEKSLGCTQKGGRSSVVDVLRYGKRVTQTGLNIVEAPGNDLVSVTALSAAGAHIVLFTTGRGTPFGGPVPTVKIATQSDLANRKKHWIDFNAGQLLEGQTMDEVKVQLFSQLIDIASGRSHTLSEQHGFREIAIFKDGVIL
- a CDS encoding helix-turn-helix transcriptional regulator, with product MNRTNRLAAIVMALQHGHETAHSLGEKFEVSRRTILRDIQSLSEMNVPIIAISGPGGGFRLMEGYVLPPLQLDPVEAATLLFALEGLSRYADTPFHEKRWTLMNKVKAIIPDDIMSRIDPMLKQLHHHIPDRNYILPHLDALLACIPEHGWLSVLYRSVSRQRWLHICPTRVYASSGFWYCEAYSLEHGEQRLFRVDRIIDVKAIEPKDAQVLNEQVDQQQSKPIPPEQPPTLVKAQLSYRGMIEAEQDEHIGEKMIEIAPDLWELSFLCPPGEWDWAVRFFYRLGREAEVIEPLQLRSEIRQHAEEVSRRYLASSKS